Proteins encoded by one window of Vitis riparia cultivar Riparia Gloire de Montpellier isolate 1030 chromosome 11, EGFV_Vit.rip_1.0, whole genome shotgun sequence:
- the LOC117924665 gene encoding protein phosphatase 2C 77-like isoform X2 produces the protein MEEVSPAVAVPFRLGNLICDDSKLTAHMEIAGLKLIANTATLLSEHHPSMVSPLVSGSSGNQAFYCNNSESVPNEVTINDISLASSHSIEEENEEDDFGSWGGGQLMNNSCSLSVAGDTESICSEEFLGLKGFSEFNSPSSMDITENRHSLQLNATTNLLESTVESEHVRDVLAVRGGLEGEGGEGSDPKLFTRVLELTNKRRMNRTVSVFEFDCVPLWGFTSICGRRLEMEDAVAAVPNFLKIPIQTLTDGLLLNGMNPELDYLTAHFFGVYDGHGGCQVANYCRDRLHLALAEEVELLKESLCNGSAGGNWQEQWEKVFSNCFLKVDSVIGGGCRGNTDASEAGPSEDSSTLVASETVGSTAVVTIICQTHIIVANCGDSRAVLCRGKVPVPLSIDHKPSREDEYARIEAAGGKIIQWDGLRVCGVLAMSRSIGDRYLKPWIIPDPEVMYIPREKEDECLILASDGLWDVMTNQEVCDTARRRILLWHKKNGHNPPAERGRGVDPAAQAAAECLSKLALQKGSKDNITVVVVDLKSRRKLKRKTQQ, from the exons ATGGAAGAGGTATCCCCTGCAGTCGCAGTGCCATTTAGGCTAGGTAATTTGATTTGTGATGACTCGAAGTTAACTGCACACATGGAAATTGCGGGGCTTAAGCTTATAGCAAACACAGCTACCTTGTTGTCAGAGCACCACCCTTCTATGGTGTCACCTCTGGTATCCGGCTCTAGTGGGAATCAAGCTTTTTATTGCAATAATTCAGAGAGTGTACCCAATGAagtaacaataaatgatattagTTTGGCCTCCAGTCATTCCATAGAGGAGGAAAATGAGGAAGATGATTTCGGGTCATGGGGTGGAGGCCAATTGATGAATAATTCTTGTTCCCTGTCTGTGGCTGGTGATACTGAAAGTATTTGTAGTGAGGAATTCTTGGGTTTGAAGGGTTTCTCTGAGTTCAATTCACCAAGTTCAATGGATATAACAGAGAACCGTCATAGTCTTCAACTTAATGCTACTACTAATTTGCTGGAATCAACTGTTGAGTCGGAGCATGTAAGGGATGTTCTTGCTGTTAGAGGGGGTCTTGAGGGTGAGGGTGGTGAAGGGTCTGACCCAAAATTGTTTACCAGGGTTTTGGAGTTGACTAATAAAAGGAGGATGAATAGAACAGTTAGCGTTTTTGAATTCGATTGTGTACCCCTTTGGGGATTCACATCCATCTGTGGAAGGAGACTGGAGATGGAAGATGCTGTTGCAGCTGTGcccaatttcttgaaaattccTATTCAAACACTAACAGATGGCCTGCTTCTCAATGGCATGAACCCAGAATTAGATTATTTAACCGCGCATTTCTTTGGAGTCTACGATGGACATGGGGGCTGTCAG GTTGCGAACTATTGCCGGGATCGGTTGCATTTGGCTTTGGCTGAGGAGGTAGAACTGTTGAAAGAGAGCTTGTGTAATGGAAGTGCTGGAGGTAATTGGCAAGAACAGTGGGAGAAAGTCTTCTCCAATTGTTTTCTGAAAGTTGATTCTGTGATTGGAGGGGGTTGCAGAGGCAACACCGATGCCTCTGAAGCTGGCCCTTCTGAAGATAGTTCTACACTTGTTGCCTCTGAAACTGTTGGATCAACTGCTGTGGTTACCATTATTTGTCAAACTCACATCATAGTCGCAAATTGCGGTGATTCAAGGGCTGTACTGTGTCGTGGAAAAGTACCTGTGCCATTGTCAATAGATCACAAA CCAAGTAGAGAAGACGAATATGCAAGGATAGAAGCTGCAGGAGGCAAGATCATACAGTGGGACGGCTTACGTGTATGTGGTGTTCTTGCAATGTCTAGGTCCATTG GTGATCGATACTTGAAACCATGGATCATCCCAGATCCAGAAGTAATGTACATTCCCCGAGAAAAAGAAGATGAGTGCCTCATTCTTGCCAGTGACGGGTTATGGGATGTCATGACGAACCAGGAGGTTTGTGACACAGCAAGAAGACGAATACTCCTCTGGCATAAAAAGAATGGTCATAACCCACCTGCAGAAAGGGGCAGGGGAGTTGATCCTGCAGCTCAAGCTGCAGCAGAGTGTCTCTCAAAGCTTGCTCTCCAAAAGGGAAGCAAAGACAACATAACCGTGGTCGTGGTGGACTTGAAATCTCGAAGGAAACTGAAGAGAAAAACTCAGCAGTAA
- the LOC117924665 gene encoding protein phosphatase 2C 77-like isoform X1, whose protein sequence is MEEVSPAVAVPFRLGNLICDDSKLTAHMEIAGLKLIANTATLLSEHHPSMVSPLVSGSSGNQAFYCNNSESVPNEVTINDISLASSHSIEEENEEDDFGSWGGGQLMNNSCSLSVAGDTESICSEEFLGLKGFSEFNSPSSMDITENRHSLQLNATTNLLESTVESEHVRDVLAVRGGLEGEGGEGSDPKLFTRVLELTNKRRMNRTVSVFEFDCVPLWGFTSICGRRLEMEDAVAAVPNFLKIPIQTLTDGLLLNGMNPELDYLTAHFFGVYDGHGGCQSIQETKILKLDHSLFGTRDNKEPPMKLSLMQLWLRVANYCRDRLHLALAEEVELLKESLCNGSAGGNWQEQWEKVFSNCFLKVDSVIGGGCRGNTDASEAGPSEDSSTLVASETVGSTAVVTIICQTHIIVANCGDSRAVLCRGKVPVPLSIDHKPSREDEYARIEAAGGKIIQWDGLRVCGVLAMSRSIGDRYLKPWIIPDPEVMYIPREKEDECLILASDGLWDVMTNQEVCDTARRRILLWHKKNGHNPPAERGRGVDPAAQAAAECLSKLALQKGSKDNITVVVVDLKSRRKLKRKTQQ, encoded by the exons ATGGAAGAGGTATCCCCTGCAGTCGCAGTGCCATTTAGGCTAGGTAATTTGATTTGTGATGACTCGAAGTTAACTGCACACATGGAAATTGCGGGGCTTAAGCTTATAGCAAACACAGCTACCTTGTTGTCAGAGCACCACCCTTCTATGGTGTCACCTCTGGTATCCGGCTCTAGTGGGAATCAAGCTTTTTATTGCAATAATTCAGAGAGTGTACCCAATGAagtaacaataaatgatattagTTTGGCCTCCAGTCATTCCATAGAGGAGGAAAATGAGGAAGATGATTTCGGGTCATGGGGTGGAGGCCAATTGATGAATAATTCTTGTTCCCTGTCTGTGGCTGGTGATACTGAAAGTATTTGTAGTGAGGAATTCTTGGGTTTGAAGGGTTTCTCTGAGTTCAATTCACCAAGTTCAATGGATATAACAGAGAACCGTCATAGTCTTCAACTTAATGCTACTACTAATTTGCTGGAATCAACTGTTGAGTCGGAGCATGTAAGGGATGTTCTTGCTGTTAGAGGGGGTCTTGAGGGTGAGGGTGGTGAAGGGTCTGACCCAAAATTGTTTACCAGGGTTTTGGAGTTGACTAATAAAAGGAGGATGAATAGAACAGTTAGCGTTTTTGAATTCGATTGTGTACCCCTTTGGGGATTCACATCCATCTGTGGAAGGAGACTGGAGATGGAAGATGCTGTTGCAGCTGTGcccaatttcttgaaaattccTATTCAAACACTAACAGATGGCCTGCTTCTCAATGGCATGAACCCAGAATTAGATTATTTAACCGCGCATTTCTTTGGAGTCTACGATGGACATGGGGGCTGTCAG AGCATACAAGAGACCAAGATTTTGAAATTGGATCATTCACTATTTGGGACCAGAGATAACAAAGAACCTCCAATGAAACTGAGCCTGATGCAACTATGGCTAAGG GTTGCGAACTATTGCCGGGATCGGTTGCATTTGGCTTTGGCTGAGGAGGTAGAACTGTTGAAAGAGAGCTTGTGTAATGGAAGTGCTGGAGGTAATTGGCAAGAACAGTGGGAGAAAGTCTTCTCCAATTGTTTTCTGAAAGTTGATTCTGTGATTGGAGGGGGTTGCAGAGGCAACACCGATGCCTCTGAAGCTGGCCCTTCTGAAGATAGTTCTACACTTGTTGCCTCTGAAACTGTTGGATCAACTGCTGTGGTTACCATTATTTGTCAAACTCACATCATAGTCGCAAATTGCGGTGATTCAAGGGCTGTACTGTGTCGTGGAAAAGTACCTGTGCCATTGTCAATAGATCACAAA CCAAGTAGAGAAGACGAATATGCAAGGATAGAAGCTGCAGGAGGCAAGATCATACAGTGGGACGGCTTACGTGTATGTGGTGTTCTTGCAATGTCTAGGTCCATTG GTGATCGATACTTGAAACCATGGATCATCCCAGATCCAGAAGTAATGTACATTCCCCGAGAAAAAGAAGATGAGTGCCTCATTCTTGCCAGTGACGGGTTATGGGATGTCATGACGAACCAGGAGGTTTGTGACACAGCAAGAAGACGAATACTCCTCTGGCATAAAAAGAATGGTCATAACCCACCTGCAGAAAGGGGCAGGGGAGTTGATCCTGCAGCTCAAGCTGCAGCAGAGTGTCTCTCAAAGCTTGCTCTCCAAAAGGGAAGCAAAGACAACATAACCGTGGTCGTGGTGGACTTGAAATCTCGAAGGAAACTGAAGAGAAAAACTCAGCAGTAA
- the LOC117924666 gene encoding mitogen-activated protein kinase kinase 2-like has translation MRRGPLNPSNLKLTLPPDEDSLTKFLTQSGTFMDGDLLVNRDGVRVVSKSEAEVPPLIKPSDNQLSLADIDTIKVIGKGAGGTVQLVQHKWTGQFFALKVIQMNIQEAALKHIAQELKINQSSQCPYVVVCYKSFYDNGAFSIILEYMDGGSLLDFLKKVKSIPEPYLAAICNQVLKGLSYLHHERHIIHRDLKPSNLLINHRGEVKITDFGVSAILTSTSGQANTFVGTYNYMSPERISGGQYGSKSDIWSLGLVLLECATGQFPYSPPEQGEGWTSFYELMEAIVEQPPPCASTNQFSAEFCSFISACIQKDPNDRKSAHELMAHPFISMYRDLNVDLATYFINAGSPLATF, from the exons ATGAGGAGAGGGCCCTTAAACCCTAGCAATCTCAAGCTCACTCTCCCTCCCGATGAGGATTCATTGACCAAGTTCCT AACTCAGAGTGGGACTTTTATGGATGGTGATCTGCTGGTCAACAGGGACGGAGTTCGAGTTGTGTCTAAGAGCGAAGCTGAAGTG CCACCACTTATAAAGCCCTCTGACAACCAGTTGAGCTTGGCTGACATAGACACGATTAAAGTGATTGGGAAGGGCGCCGGTGGAACTGTGCAATTGGTGCAACATAAGTGGACTGGTCAATTTTTTGCGTTGAAG GTTATTCAAATGAATATTCAGGAGGCTGCTCTCAAGCATATTGCACAGGAGCTAAAAATTAACCAGTCATCACAATGCCCATATGTTGTCGTGTGTTACAAGTCTTTCTATGATAATGGTGCCTTTTCTATTATCTTAGAGTACATGGATGGTGGATCTCTTTTAGATTTTCTGAAAAAGGTCAAATCAATTCCAGAGCCGTATCTTGCTGCCATCTGTAATCAG GTGCTCAAGGGTTTGTCGTATCTTCATCATGAAAGACACATCATCCATAGGGACTTAAAACCTTCTAACTTGTTAATAAATCACAGAGGAGAAGTGAAGATCACCGACTTTGGTGTGAGTGCAATACTGACAAGCACCTCTGGGCAGGCAAATACTTTTGTCGGCACGTACAACTATATGTCT CCAGAGAGAATTAGTGGAGGTCAGTATGGCTCCAAAAGTGACATTTGGAGCTTGGGGTTGGTTTTGCTCGAGTGTGCCACTGGTCAGTTCCCGTATTCTCCACCAGAGCAAGGGGAAGGATGGACCAGCTTTTATGAACTTATGGAAGCCATTGTTGAGCAGCCACCGCCTTGTGCATCTACTAATCAATTTTCTGCAGAATTCTGCTCTTTCATTTCTGCATG CATACAGAAAGACCCAAATGACAGAAAGTCAGCGCATGAACTTATG GCACATCCTTTTATCAGCATGTACAGAGACTTGAATGTTGATCTTGCAACATACTTCATCAATGCAGGATCTCCACTCGCTACATTTTAA